A stretch of Mesoplodon densirostris isolate mMesDen1 chromosome 7, mMesDen1 primary haplotype, whole genome shotgun sequence DNA encodes these proteins:
- the CENATAC gene encoding centrosomal AT-AC splicing factor isoform X1 has translation MAPAERCPVCRQTFFCGRGHVYSRKHQRQLKVALERLLPQVEAARKAVRTAQVERYVPEHERCCWCLCCGCEVRKHLSHGNLTVLHGGLLEHLASPEHKKATNRFWWENKAEFQMKEKFLISPQDYARFKKSMVKSLDSYEEKEDEVIKEMAAQIREVEHSRQEVVRSVLEVGFPRRNQSTSDSARPRRGLFGTWKLERDKQVRLLGNLLLGVLTSLRTFCNFGWEKGTNLIFAILMAQGPCLPAWLLFVFFSQVASTSQQPSYVDLPPAPELDWMETGQPLTFIGHQDTLGIGNIHSGATPPWMVQDEDCSFGNQQIGPSYEEFLKESKLTNSEMGMGSLSLPTQIKLLIVEEKQKLKKLPPDRVGANFDHNSSTSAGWLPSFGRVWNNGRRWQSRYGPSVRTPTHSPLEISPFVLLTLHFLSGINSKLKPQQETNSSHIKRKVNGFLIHFQPP, from the exons GTGGAGGCCGCCCGCAAGGCCGTCCGCACCGCTCAGGTGGAGCGTTACGTGCCCGAGCACGAGCGGTGCTGCTGGTGCCTGTGCTGCGGCTGTGAGGTGAGGAAACACCTGAGCCACGGAAACCTGACCGTGCTGCATGGGGGTCTGCTGGAGCATCTGGCCAG TCCAGAGCACAAGAAAGCAACCAACAGATTCTGGTGGGAGAACAAGGCTGAGTTCCAGATGAAAGAGAAGTTTTTGATCTCCCCCCAGGATTATGCACG attcaaGAAGTCCATGGTGAAAAGTCTGGATTCCTATGAGGAAAAAGAGGATGAAGTGATTAAAGAG ATGGCAGCTCAGATCCGTGAGGTGGAGCACAGCCGGCAGGAGGTGGTTCGGTCTGTCTTAGAGGTTGGTTTCCCTCGGAGGAACCAGAGCA CCTCAGACAGTGCCAGACCCAGAAGAGGGctcttcggcacctggaagctggAAAGGGACAAACAGGTAAGATTGTTAGGAAACCTCTTATTGGGAGTTCTGACATCTCTTAGAACATTCTGTAACTTTGGCTGGGAAAAGGGAACAAATCTCATCTTTGCTATCCTCATGGCTCAAGGACCTTGTCTGCCAGCCTGGCTCCTGTTTGTCTTTTTCAGCCAAGTAGCCTCCACCTCACAGCAGCCCTCATATGTggacctgccaccagccccagagCTTGACTGGATGGAGACAGGACAACCTCTGACATTCATTGGCCATCAG GATACACTAGGAATTGGTAACATCCACTCAG GTGCCACACCTCCCTGGATGGTCCAAGATGAGGACTGTAGCTTTGGGAACCAACAAATAGGACCCTCCTATGAAGAGTTTCTCAAAGAAAGTAAGTTAACTAATTCAGAAATGGGGATGGGTTCTTTAAGTCTTCCTACTCAAATAAAACTGCTTATTGTAGAGGAAAAACAGAAATTGAAGAAACTCCCACCAGACAGAGTTGGGGCCAATTTTGATCATAACTCCAGTACCAGTGCAGGCTGGCTGCCCTCTTTTGGCCGGGTCTGGAATAATGGACGCCGCTGGCAATCCAGGTATGGGCCCAGTGTCAGGACCCCAACCCACTCCCCCTTGGAGATCTCACCCTTCGTCCTGCTAACCCTTCATTTCCTTTCAGGCATCAATTCAAAACTGAAGCCGCAGCAAGAAACAAACAGCagtcacataaaaagaaaagttaatggTTTCCTAATACATTTTCAACCACCATAA
- the RPS25 gene encoding small ribosomal subunit protein eS25 has protein sequence MPPKDDKKKKDAGKSAKKDKDPVNKSGGKAKKKKWSKGKVRDKLNNLVLFDKATYDKLCKEVPNYKLITPAVVSERLKIRGSLARAALQELLSKGLIKLVSKHRAQVIYTRNTKGGDAPAAGEDA, from the exons ATG CCGCCCAAGGAtgacaagaagaagaaagatgcCGGAAAGTCGGCCAAGAAAGACAAAGACCCAGTGAACAAATCTGGGGGCAAGGCCAAAAAGAAG AAGTGGTCCAAAGGCAAAGTTCGGGACAAGCTCAATAACCTAGTCTTGTTTGACAAAGCAACATATGACAAACTCTGTAAAGAAGTTCCCAACTATAAGCTTATAACTCCAGCTGTTGTCTCTGAGAGACTGAAGATTCGTGGCTCCCTGGCCAGGGCAGCCCTGCAGGAGCTGCTTAGTAAAG GACTTATTAAACTGGTTTCAAAGCACAGAGCTCAAGTAATTTACACCAGAAATACCAAGGGTGGAGATGCTCCAGCTGCAGGTGAAGATGCATGA
- the TRAPPC4 gene encoding trafficking protein particle complex subunit 4, producing the protein MAIFSVFVVNKAGGLIYQLDSYAPRAEAEKTFSYPLDLLLKLHDERVLVAFGQRDGIRVGHAVLAINGVDVSGKYTADGKEVLEYLGNPSNYPVSIRFGRPRLTSNEKLMLASMFHSLFAIGSQLSPEQGSSGIEMLETDTFKLHCFQTLTGIKFVVLADPRQAGIDSLLRKIYEIYSDFALKNPFYSLEMPIRCELFDQNLKLALEVAEKAGTFGPGS; encoded by the exons ATGGCGATTTTCAGTGTGTTTGTggtgaacaaagctggaggcctcATTTACCAGTTGGACAGCTACGCGCCACGGGCCGAGGCTGAGAAAACTTTCAGTTACCCGCTTGATCTGCTGCTCAAACTGCACGACGAGCGTGTGCTGGTTGCCTTCGGCCAGCGCGACGGCATCCGGG TGGGCCACGCAGTGCTGGCCATCAATGGTGTGGATGTGAGCGGCAAGTACACGGCCGATGGGAAAGAGGTGCTGGAGTACCTGGGCAACCCTTCTAACTACCCGGTGTCCATTCGATTCGGCCGGCCTCGCCTCACCtccaatgagaagctcatgctgGCCTCCATGTTCCACTC GCTGTTCGCAATCGGCTCCCAGCTGTCTCCTGAACAGGGCAGCTCAGGCATTGAGATGCTGGAGACAGACACATTCAAACTGCACTGCTTCCAGACACTGACAG GGATAAAGTTTGTGGTTCTGGCGGATCCTAGGCAGGCTGGGATAGATTCTCTTCTCCGAAAGATTTATGAGATTTACTCAGACTTTGCCCTGAAGAATCCATTTTACTCCCTGGAAATGCCCATCAG GTGTGAGCTGTTTGACCAGAACCTGAAGTTAGCCCTGGAGGTGGCAGAGAAGGCTGGAACTTTTGGACCTGGGTCTTAG
- the SLC37A4 gene encoding glucose-6-phosphate exchanger SLC37A4 isoform X1, with amino-acid sequence MAARGYGYYRTVIFSAMFGGYSLYYFNRKTFSFVMPSLVEEVPLDKDDLGLITSSQSAAYAISKFVSGVLSDQMSARWLFSSGLLLVGLVNVVFSWSSAVPVFAALWFLNGLAQGLGWPPCGKVLRKWFEPSQFGTWWAVLSTSMNLAGGLGPILATILAQSYSWRSTLALSGALCVVVSFLCLLLIHNEPADVGLRNLDPTPSKDKKGSLKEESTLQQLLLTPYLWVLSTGYLVVFGVKTCCTDWGQFFLIQERGQSALVGSSYMSALEVGGLVGSIAAGYLSDRAMAKARLSVYGNPRHGLLLFMMAGMTVSMYLFRVTVTSESPKLWILVLGAVFGFSSYGPIALFGVIANESAPPNLCGTSHAIVGLMANVGGFLAGLPFSTIAKHYSWSTAFWVAEVICAASTGAFFLLRNIRTKMGQVPKKAE; translated from the exons ATGGCGGCCCGAGGCTATGGCTATTACCGCACCGTGATCTTCTCGGCCATGTTTGGAGGCTACAGCCTGTACTACTTCAACCGCAAGACCTTCTCTTTTGTCATGCCATCGCTGGTGGAGGAGGTCCCTCTGGACAAGGATGACTTGG GGCTCATCACCAGCAGCCAGTCGGCAGCCTACGCCATCAGCAAGTTTGTGAGCGGGGTGCTGTCTGACCAGATGAGTGCTCGCTGGCTCTTCTCTTCCGGGCTTCTCCTGGTTGGCCTGGTCAATGTAGTCTTTTCCTGGAGCTCCGCAGTACCTGTCTTTGCTGCTCTCTGGTTCCTCAATGGCCTGGCACAGGGGCTGGGCTGGCCCCCATGTGGCAAGGTCCTGCGGAAG TGGTTTGAGCCATCTCAGTTTGGCACTTGGTGGGCCGTCCTATCAACCAGCATGAACCTGGCTGGAGGGCTGGGCCCCATCCTGGCAACCATCCTCGCCCAGAGCTATAGCTGGCGCAGCACGCTGGCCCTGTCTGGGGCACTGTGTGTGGTTGtctccttcctctgtctcctgCTCATCCACAATGAACCTGCTGATGTTGGACTCCGCAACCTGGACCCCACCCCCTCCAAGGACAAGAAGG GCTCCCTGAAGGAGGAGAGTACCTTACAGCAGCTGCTGCTGACCCCCTACCTGTGGGTGCTCTCCACTGGCTACCTTGTGGTGTTTGGAGTAAAGACGTGCTGTACTGACTGGGGCCAGTTCTTCCTCATCCAGGAGAGAGGACAGTCAGCCCTCGTGG GTAGCTCCTACATGAGTGCCCTGGAGGTTGGGGGCCTTGTAGGCAGCATCGCAGCTGGCTACCTGTCAGACCGGGCCATGGCCAAG GCACGGTTGTCCGTGTACGGGAACCCCCGCCATGGCTTGCTGCTGTTCATGATGGCTGGCATGACAGTGTCCATGTACCTCTTCCGGGTAACCGTGACCAGTGAATCCCCCAAG CTCTGGATCCTGGTGTTGGGAGCTGTGTTTGGTTTCTCCTCTTATGGTCCCATTGCCTTGTTCGGAGTTATAGCCAATGAGAGTGCCCCTCCCAACTTGTGTGGCACCTCCCATGCCATTGTGGGACTCATGGCCAATG TGGGCGGCTTTCTGGCTGGGTTGCCCTTCAGCACCATTGCGAAGCATTACAGCTGGAGCACAGCCTTCTGGGTGGCTGAAGTGATCTGTGCAGCCAGCACAGGTGCCTTCTTCCTTCTACGAAACATCCGCACCAAAATGGGCCAAGTGCCCAAGAAGGCTGAGTGA
- the SLC37A4 gene encoding glucose-6-phosphate exchanger SLC37A4 isoform X2: MSARWLFSSGLLLVGLVNVVFSWSSAVPVFAALWFLNGLAQGLGWPPCGKVLRKWFEPSQFGTWWAVLSTSMNLAGGLGPILATILAQSYSWRSTLALSGALCVVVSFLCLLLIHNEPADVGLRNLDPTPSKDKKGSLKEESTLQQLLLTPYLWVLSTGYLVVFGVKTCCTDWGQFFLIQERGQSALVGSSYMSALEVGGLVGSIAAGYLSDRAMAKARLSVYGNPRHGLLLFMMAGMTVSMYLFRVTVTSESPKLWILVLGAVFGFSSYGPIALFGVIANESAPPNLCGTSHAIVGLMANVGGFLAGLPFSTIAKHYSWSTAFWVAEVICAASTGAFFLLRNIRTKMGQVPKKAE; the protein is encoded by the exons ATGAGTGCTCGCTGGCTCTTCTCTTCCGGGCTTCTCCTGGTTGGCCTGGTCAATGTAGTCTTTTCCTGGAGCTCCGCAGTACCTGTCTTTGCTGCTCTCTGGTTCCTCAATGGCCTGGCACAGGGGCTGGGCTGGCCCCCATGTGGCAAGGTCCTGCGGAAG TGGTTTGAGCCATCTCAGTTTGGCACTTGGTGGGCCGTCCTATCAACCAGCATGAACCTGGCTGGAGGGCTGGGCCCCATCCTGGCAACCATCCTCGCCCAGAGCTATAGCTGGCGCAGCACGCTGGCCCTGTCTGGGGCACTGTGTGTGGTTGtctccttcctctgtctcctgCTCATCCACAATGAACCTGCTGATGTTGGACTCCGCAACCTGGACCCCACCCCCTCCAAGGACAAGAAGG GCTCCCTGAAGGAGGAGAGTACCTTACAGCAGCTGCTGCTGACCCCCTACCTGTGGGTGCTCTCCACTGGCTACCTTGTGGTGTTTGGAGTAAAGACGTGCTGTACTGACTGGGGCCAGTTCTTCCTCATCCAGGAGAGAGGACAGTCAGCCCTCGTGG GTAGCTCCTACATGAGTGCCCTGGAGGTTGGGGGCCTTGTAGGCAGCATCGCAGCTGGCTACCTGTCAGACCGGGCCATGGCCAAG GCACGGTTGTCCGTGTACGGGAACCCCCGCCATGGCTTGCTGCTGTTCATGATGGCTGGCATGACAGTGTCCATGTACCTCTTCCGGGTAACCGTGACCAGTGAATCCCCCAAG CTCTGGATCCTGGTGTTGGGAGCTGTGTTTGGTTTCTCCTCTTATGGTCCCATTGCCTTGTTCGGAGTTATAGCCAATGAGAGTGCCCCTCCCAACTTGTGTGGCACCTCCCATGCCATTGTGGGACTCATGGCCAATG TGGGCGGCTTTCTGGCTGGGTTGCCCTTCAGCACCATTGCGAAGCATTACAGCTGGAGCACAGCCTTCTGGGTGGCTGAAGTGATCTGTGCAGCCAGCACAGGTGCCTTCTTCCTTCTACGAAACATCCGCACCAAAATGGGCCAAGTGCCCAAGAAGGCTGAGTGA